A region of Sulfurimonas sp. DNA encodes the following proteins:
- a CDS encoding type Z 30S ribosomal protein S14 has product MAKKSMIAKAARTPKFKVRGYTRCQICGRPHSVLRDFGICRVCFRKMANEGLIPGVRKSSW; this is encoded by the coding sequence ATGGCTAAAAAATCAATGATTGCTAAAGCAGCAAGAACTCCAAAGTTCAAAGTTCGTGGTTATACAAGATGTCAGATTTGTGGTCGTCCACACTCTGTCCTTCGTGACTTTGGAATCTGTCGTGTTTGCTTTAGAAAAATGGCAAATGAGGGATTAATCCCAGGTGTTAGAAAGTCTTCTTGGTAG
- the rplE gene encoding 50S ribosomal protein L5: MARLKEKYLGLKSELQADLGIKNPMQTPKVDKIIISVGAGFAMKDNKLIKNIEDTITTIAGQKATTVIAKKSVAGFKVREGMPVGIRVTLRGENMYNFLDRLVSIALPRVKDFRGVPRNGFDGRGNYNFGLDEQLIFPEISYDSIMQIHGMNITVVTTADSDKAGLALLEKMGMPFTKVSN; encoded by the coding sequence ATGGCTCGTTTAAAAGAAAAATATTTAGGTTTAAAATCTGAATTACAAGCTGATTTAGGGATCAAAAACCCTATGCAAACACCAAAAGTAGATAAAATAATTATCTCTGTTGGTGCTGGTTTTGCAATGAAAGATAATAAACTTATTAAAAACATTGAAGATACAATTACTACAATTGCTGGTCAAAAAGCAACAACAGTAATAGCTAAAAAATCAGTTGCTGGTTTTAAAGTTCGTGAAGGTATGCCAGTTGGTATTCGTGTTACACTTCGTGGTGAAAATATGTATAACTTTTTAGATCGCTTGGTTTCTATTGCACTTCCTCGTGTAAAAGATTTCCGTGGTGTTCCAAGAAATGGTTTTGATGGTCGTGGTAATTATAACTTCGGTCTTGACGAACAATTAATTTTCCCAGAAATTAGCTACGATTCAATCATGCAAATTCATGGTATGAATATCACAGTTGTTACAACTGCTGATTCAGATAAGGCAGGATTAGCTCTTTTAGAGAAAATGGGTATGCCTTTTACAAAAGTGAGTAACTAA
- the rplX gene encoding 50S ribosomal protein L24, which yields MAKFNFKKGDTVEIIAGDDRGTKATILEVLPKKNKVIVEGCKVAKKAIKPTEENTKGGHINKEMPIDISNVRKVEA from the coding sequence ATGGCAAAGTTTAATTTCAAAAAAGGCGATACAGTAGAAATTATCGCTGGTGATGATAGAGGGACTAAAGCTACTATACTTGAAGTATTACCAAAGAAAAATAAGGTAATAGTTGAAGGTTGTAAAGTAGCTAAGAAAGCTATCAAACCTACTGAAGAAAATACTAAAGGCGGACATATCAATAAAGAGATGCCAATAGATATTTCAAATGTTCGTAAAGTGGAGGCATAA
- the rplN gene encoding 50S ribosomal protein L14, which produces MIQGFTRLVVADNTGAKEIMCIKVLGGSKRRYATIGDVIVASVKKATPTAKVKKGKVVKAVIVRTAKEIHRENGSLIRFDDNAAVILDDKREPIGTRIFGPVGREVRYAGFMKIVSLAPEVV; this is translated from the coding sequence ATGATCCAAGGTTTTACTCGTTTGGTTGTAGCTGATAATACAGGTGCAAAAGAGATTATGTGTATTAAGGTACTTGGCGGTTCTAAGCGTCGTTATGCAACAATAGGTGATGTTATCGTTGCTTCTGTTAAAAAAGCGACTCCAACTGCAAAAGTTAAAAAAGGTAAAGTTGTAAAAGCTGTTATCGTTAGAACTGCTAAAGAGATTCACCGTGAAAATGGTTCTCTTATTCGTTTTGATGATAATGCAGCTGTTATACTTGATGACAAGAGAGAGCCAATCGGTACTCGTATTTTTGGACCTGTTGGTCGTGAAGTTCGTTATGCTGGATTTATGAAAATTGTATCTCTTGCACCGGAGGTTGTTTAA
- the rpsQ gene encoding 30S ribosomal protein S17, which produces MTHKREIQGKVVKIAGDKTVSIVVERRVMHPRYHKVVKRFKKYLVHDERNEVKVGDEIIARECRPLSKTKSFRLQTVVSGAK; this is translated from the coding sequence ATGACACATAAACGTGAAATTCAAGGTAAAGTAGTTAAAATTGCAGGCGACAAAACAGTAAGTATTGTTGTTGAACGTCGAGTAATGCATCCTCGTTACCATAAAGTTGTAAAACGATTCAAAAAGTACTTAGTACATGATGAGCGTAATGAAGTAAAAGTTGGTGATGAGATTATCGCAAGAGAATGTCGTCCACTTTCTAAGACTAAATCTTTTAGACTTCAAACAGTAGTATCAGGAGCTAAATAA
- the rpmC gene encoding 50S ribosomal protein L29 gives MKYSDLADKTVAELNAMLKEKKTELFTLKIKQKMMQLNNTSELRIAKKDIAKINTAITAVPN, from the coding sequence ATGAAATATTCTGATTTAGCAGATAAAACAGTAGCTGAGCTAAATGCAATGCTAAAAGAAAAGAAAACAGAATTGTTTACTTTAAAAATCAAACAAAAGATGATGCAATTAAATAACACTAGCGAACTTCGTATTGCTAAAAAAGATATTGCTAAAATCAACACTGCTATTACAGCAGTGCCAAACTAG
- the rplP gene encoding 50S ribosomal protein L16 — MLMPKRTKYRKVMKGRNRGYARSGYKLAFGDIAFKAVEAGRINSRQIEAARISATRHIKRNGKIWIRVFPAKPLTAKPLETRMGKGKGAVDQWVMNIKPGRIIFEMAGIPEDIAREALTLAMHKLPFKTKIITAEMSNEIF; from the coding sequence ATGTTGATGCCAAAAAGAACAAAATACCGTAAGGTAATGAAAGGTCGTAACCGTGGTTACGCTCGTTCAGGTTATAAATTAGCGTTTGGTGACATCGCTTTTAAAGCTGTAGAAGCTGGTCGTATCAACTCTCGTCAGATTGAAGCTGCGCGTATTTCTGCAACTCGTCACATAAAAAGAAATGGTAAGATTTGGATTCGTGTATTCCCTGCTAAACCATTAACTGCTAAGCCTCTTGAAACTCGTATGGGTAAAGGTAAAGGTGCAGTTGATCAATGGGTAATGAATATTAAACCAGGTCGTATCATTTTTGAAATGGCTGGTATTCCAGAAGATATTGCTCGTGAAGCATTAACTCTTGCTATGCACAAGTTACCATTCAAAACAAAAATAATTACTGCGGAGATGAGCAATGAAATATTCTGA